GGCCTGGTCGGAGTGTTCGATCGATCGCACTACGAGGACGTCCTGGTGGTGCGCGTGCGAAACCTCGTCCCGCCCGACGTGTGGGGTGCCCGCTACGACGAGATCAACGCGTTCGAACGCGAGCTCACCGAGGCCGGGACCACGATCGTCAAGGTCGCGATGTTCGTCTCGCTCGAGGAGCAGAAGCAGCGTCTCGCCGAACGGCTGGAACGGCCCGACAAGTACTGGAAGTACAACCCCGGCGACGTGGACGAGCGGGCGCTGTGGCCCGCCTACCAGGAGGCCTATCAGGCCGTGCTGGACAAGACGTCGACCGAGTGGGCGCCGTGGCATGTGGTGCCGTGTGACCGGAAGTGGTACAGCCGGCTGGCCGTCACCGAACTGCTGATCGAGACGCTGAAGTCGCTTGACTTGTCTTGGCCGCCAGCGGATTTCGATGTTGAGGCGGAGAAGAAGCGACTGGCCGCTTCGTAGCGGGGCGACGATCCCCCCGGCGAAGCCGGGCGTGAGAAGCCACGCAATCAGACCAATCGGGGCGACGAACCCCCCGGCGAAGCCGGGCGTGAGAAGCCACGCAATCAGACCAAGCGGGGCGACGAACCCCCCGGCGAAGCCGGGCCCCGGGCCCTCGCGGCCGAAGCCTCCCCAGACGCCGCGGCCGAAACCCTGCTCCGCCGCGAGCCTGTAGTCATCGAGGCCCCCTCTCGACAAAGTCCTCGATGACTACAGGCTCGGTGCGACAGGGGGCGTGCGGTTTCGAGGCCGGGTTGGGCGACGCGAGCGCGACACAGGCTGGCGCGACGACCAGCGCTCACCCCAGTGCGCGACCTCCCCCAGAAACACTTTCGCCGGGTGTCAATGGCTGACACCCGGCGAAAGAAAGAGCTGAAACTACTTGACCAGCGTGAACTGACCCACGTTGGTGATGCCGCGACGGAAGAAGTCCGCGCACCCCGTCAGGTAGTGCATGTAGCGGTCGTAGACCTCTTCGGACTGGATCTCGATGGCCTTGTCACGGGCGTTCTCGAGGTTCTCGGCCCACATGTCCAGCGTGCGCGCGTAGTGCGGCTGCAGCAGGTGGGTGCGCTCCAGGGTGAAGCCCGAGCCCTCGGCGAGCTTCTCGATGTCCTCGACCGCCGGAAGCTGTCCACCGGGGAAGATCACCTCGCCGATGAACTTCATGAACTTCAGGTCGCTGATCGTGAGCTTGATGTTGTTCTCGCGGAAGAACGCCTGGGTGTGCGCCAGGATCGTATGCAGCAGCATCCGGCCGTCGTCGGGCAGAATGTCGTAGGCGCGCTCGAAGAACAGCGGGTAGCGCTCGGCCTTGAAGGCCTCGAATGCACCGATCGACACGATGCGGTCCACCTTGTCGGTGAACTCTTCCCAGCCCTGCATCCGAATCTCGACGCTGCGCTTGGTGTCGAGGCCGCCCAGCAGCTTGCGGCTGTACTCGCTCTGGTTCTTGCTCAGCGTGATGCCGATGACGTTGACGTCATACTTCTCGACAGCGCGACGCAGGGCGCCGCCCCAGCCACAGCCGACGTCGAGCAGCGTCATGCCCGGTTCGAGGTTCAGTTTGCCCAGCGCCAGATCGAACTTGGCGATCTGCGCCTCCTCGAGGGTCATATCGTCGCGCTCAAAGTAGGCGCAGGTGTATCCCATGGTGGGATCGAGGAACAGCGCGAAGAACTCGTCCGAGACGTCGTAGATCGACTGCGATTCCTCGTAGTAGGGCGCAAGGTCCGGTTCGACCGATGACATGCTCCGTGACACTCCTTGTTCTAGAAAATGCGCGGGTCTGAGCAATCAGCTCCGACAACAGGCGGGCGTCTGCGACACCCGCTCCCCGACCCGGACCCGAAAGTCCATCGCTCGTTAGGCTAACCAACGCGGAGGCTTCGCGCCAAAGTGCGTCGGCTTTCCGCGACGTCAGTACTTATAGAATCCCTGACCCGATTTCTTGCCCAGCAAACCCGCCTCGACCATGCGCTGCAACAGCGGCGGGGGGCCGTAGAGCGGCTCCTTGAACTCGTCGAACATCTTGTCGGCGATCAGCTTGAGGGTGTCGAGGCCGATCAGATCCGACAGCCGCAGCGGCCCCATCGGATGCGACAGTCCAGCGACCACCGCTTTGTCGATGTCCTCGACGGTGGCGACACCCGCCTCGGCCATCCGGACCGCGGACAGCAGGTAGGGCACCAACAGCGCGTTGACCACGAAGCCGGACCGGTCCGAGCACCGCACGACCTGCTTGCCCAGCACCTCGCCAGCGAACTTCTCGGTGCGCTCGAGCGCGCCTTCATCAGTGACGAGAGTCTTCACCAGTTCAACGAGCGGCAGTACCGGAACGGGGTTGAAGAAGTGCAGACCCAGGACACGCTGCGGGTTTTTCGTCGCGGCCGCAATCTTCATGATCGGAATGCTGGAGGTGTTCGATGCCAGCACTGCATCGGGATCGGTGATCACCGCGTCGAGTTCGGCAAAGATCTTGGCCTTGACCGTCTCGTCCTCGATGACGGCCTCGATCACCAGCTGCCGGTCGGCGAGGTCCTTCAGGTCCGTGGTGAAGCTCAGGCTCTGGAGCGCGCGGTCGCGCTCCTTCTCGGTGATCTTGCCGGAGCTGACGCCCCGCTCGAGGGACTTGACGATCCGGTTGCGACCGGCGGTCACCAGGGCTTCGCTGGTCTCGAAGACGCGCACGTCCACCCCGGCCCGTGCCGTCACCTCGGCGATGCCGGCACCCATCTGGCCCGCGCCGACGACTCCCACGCGTTCAATCGAATTGCTCACTGCTTCACCCTCATCTCACGAATATGCGACAGGCCCCGCTCAAGAAACCTGAGCGGGGCCTGCACTGTCAACAGTCGATCAGTGGAACTGGCCCTCTTCGGTCGAGCCCGCGAGTGCGGTGGTCGACGAGTTGGGGTCCACGGTGGTGGCGATGCGGTCGAAGTAGCCGGCGCCCACCTCGCGCTGGTGCTTGGTGGCGGTGTAGCCGCGCTCCTCGGCCGCGAACTCGCGCTCCTGCAGCTCGACGTACGCCTTCATCTGCTCACGGGCGTAGCCGTAGGCCAGGTCGAACATCGAGTAGTTCAGGGCGTGGAAGCCGGCCAGCGTGATGAACTGGAACTTGAAGCCCATCGCGCCCAGCTCCTTCTGGAACTTCGCGATGGTCGCGTCGTCCAGGTGCTGCTTCCAGTTGAACGACGGCGAGCAGTTGTAGGCCAGCATCTGGTCCGGGAACTCGCTCTTGACGCCCTCGGCGAACTTCTTGGCCAGCTCGAGATCCGGGGTGCCGGTCTCCATCCAGATCAGGTCCGAGTAGGGCGCGTAGGCCTTGGCACGGGCGATGCAGGGCTCGAGGCCGTTCTTGATCCGGTAGAAGCCCTCGGAGGTGCGGTCACCGGTGATGAACGGGCGGTCGCGCTCGTCCACGTCGGAGGTGATCAGCGTGGCGGCCTCGGCGTCGGTGCGGGCGATGACGACGGTAGGAACGTCAGCCACGTCGGCGGCCAGGCGGGCAGACGTCAACGTGCGGATGTGCTGCTGGGTCGGGATCAGCACCTTGCCACCGAGGTGGCCGCACTTCTTCTCCGAGGCCAGCTGGTCCTCCCAGTGCGAGCCGGCGACGCCCGCGGCGATCATGGCCTTCTGCAGCTCGTAGACGTTCAGCGCGCCACCGAAGCCGGCTTCACCGTCGGCGACGATGGGGGCCAGCCAGTTCTCCACCGAGCGGTCGCCCTCAACCTTGGCGATCTCGTCGGCGCGCAGCAGCGCGTTGTTGATCCGGCGCACGACCTGCGGCACCGAGTTGGCCGGGTAGAGGCTCTGGTCGGGGTAGGTGTGGCCGCTCAGGTTGGCGTCACCGGCGACCTGCCAGCCCGACAGGTAGATGGCCTTGAGGCCCGCGCGCACCTGCTGGACGGCCATGTTGCCGGTCAGCGCGCCGAGCGCGTTGACGAAGTCCATGTCGTGCAGCTGGTTCCAGAGCACCTCGGCGCCGCGGCGGGCCAGGGTGGCCTCCTCGACGACGGAGCCCTGCAGCGCGACGACGTCGGCTGGCGTGTAGGTGCGGGTGATGCCCTTCCAGCGCGGGTTGTTGTCCCAGTCGTGCTGGATCTGTTCGGGGGACTTCGGGGTGCCAACGGTGGACATGGGCTGCCTCCTCAAGAAGCGTTGAAACGTTGCGACTCTGCGTCATTCCAAGTCGCTGGGGCGTTGCCGGGATCGCCGGTTTGTTAACGCCCCAGCGGCTTCACTGGTGTGCTGTAGCCACGATGCCACTGTCCATATGTGCAGGTCCACCCGTTTCCATTGCCAACTTTGGCAACGATGCCCGCAGTATTTGCAAATCTTGCGAAGAACACCACACCTGAACCGGTTCAGTCGCTACTCGCCGGTAACTTCATCGGCGCAGGTCACCCCGCCAAAACACAGGACAAACGTACTGTTAAAGCGGGAAGAGCGCCGCGACGGCCTTGACGTCGCCCCCGACCGCATATGTGAGCGTTCTAACAGTCCGGTCTGCGAGTTCGGCGCCGAACTTGTCGGTCGACGCTGCCGGATAGGTGTGCAGCAGGATCTCCAGATCGTCGGTGAGCGCCACCGCGGAGTCGTGCTCGATGGTCACCCGCAATGGCTCCTTCAACAGTTCCGGCGCGGTCTCGAGGTAGTCCTCCACCACACTCCAGTAGACGGAGTTGTTCATGTGGTCGTAGAGATCGATGTCGGTGACCCGCACGGGGAACCTGCGCACCTGCTCGGCGTCCTCGCGCGAGCCCGCCTTGAGGTAGGCCTTCCAGCGCAACCGATCCACCTCGGTCGTGCGCCGCAGGCCGGCCAGGAAGTCCTCGGAGATGCGCGACGGCCCCTGGGTCTCCCGGCTGAAGTGGATCCAGAACGCCTCGGACTCGATGAGCCCGCCCTTGCGCCCGTCGATGCGCACCCGCATCTCGCACCACCGGTTCGACGTGCCCGAGCACCAGCGCCGCAACCTCAGGATCTCCGGGCCCTCGATGGGCTTCACCAGGTCGATCATGGTTCGCCGAACGATCCACGCCGGGTGCACATCCTCATAACCGAGTTGGCGCAGTTGGTCCTGGCCGACGTCCTGGATGTGCCGGGCGGCGCCGTCGAACCGCAACCTGGCGTCGCGGTCTACGTCGGCCATCCGCAACGGCCACTCGACGTCGAACACATCCGGATGCGGGTCCGGTACGGGCATCAGCGTCTTGCTCAGTCCCGAATTCGTCGCACTGCTGTCAGCCATCACATTCCCTTCAATCCCGCATCCTCCGCCCCTGGCGCGATCATGCCAAACCGGCCGTTGCGCGCCAATGACGCGGCCTTGCCAACCATGCGAAGCGCCGGTTAACAGCGCGTACCCTGACCTCAGTGTCCAAGACGTATGTGGGCTCGCGGGTCCGCCAACTCCGCAGCGAGCGCGGCTTCAGCCAGGCCGCGCTGGCCCAGATGCTGGAGATCTCGCCCAGCTACCTCAACCAGATCGAGCACGACGTTCGACCGCTGACCGTCGCTGTGCTGCTGCGCATCACCGAGGTGTTCGGCGTCGACGCCACCTTCTTCGCCTCGCAGGATGACACCCGTCTGGTCGCCGAGTTGCGCGAAGTCACGTTGGACCGCGACCTCGGGATCGACTTGGACCTGCCCGAAATCGCCGACGTGGTCAATGCTCACCCCGATCTGGCCAAGGCCATGGTCAACCTGCACCGCCGCTACCGCCTCACCGCCGCACAACTGGCGGTGGCCACCGAGGACCGCTTCAACGACGGCAGCGGCAGTGGGGCCATCACGATGCCCCACGAGGAAGTCCGCGACTTCTTCTATCAGCGGCAGAACTACCTGCATGAACTCGACACCGCGGCCGAGGATCTCACCGGACGGATGCGACTGCACCGCGGCGACATGGCCGGGGACATCGCGCGGCGACTGTCGCAGTTGCACGGCGTGCGGATCGTCAAGCGCATCGACCTCGGCGACACCGTGCTGCACCGGTACGACCCGGAGACCAAGACGCTGGAGATGAGCGCGCAGCTGTCCACGGGCCAGCAGGTGTTCAAGCTGGCCTCCGAACTGGCCTACCTGGAGTTCGGCACCCTCATCGACAACCTCGTGGAGGAGGGCAAGTTCACCAGCGACGAGTCCCGCACCCTGGCTCGACTCGGGCTGGCCAACTACTTCGCGGCGGCCGCGGTGCTGCCCTACCGGCAGTTCCATGAGGTGGCCGAGAACTTCCGCTACGACGTGGAACGGCTGTCGGCGTTCTACTCGACGAGCTACGAGACCATCTGTCACCGGCTTTCGACGCTGCAGCGGCCGTCCATGCGAGGGGTGCCGTTCTCCTTCGTTCGGGTGGATCGCGCAGGCAACATGTCGAAACGCCAGTCCGCCACCGGTTTCCACTTCTCCTCCACCGGCGGCACCTGCCCCCTGTGGAACGTCTACGAGACGTTCGCCAACCCGGGCAAGATCCTGGTGCAGATCGCCCAGATGCCCGACGGCCGCAGTTACATGTGGGTGGCACGCACCGTCGAACGGCGGGCCGCGCGGTACGGCCAGCCCGGCAAGACCTTCGCGATCGGCCTGGGCTGCGAACTGCGGCATGCCGGGCGACTCGTCTACTCGCAGGGACTCGACCTCTCCGACCGGAACGCCACCCCGATCGGCGCCGGTTGCCGGGTCTGCGAACGCGACAACTGCCCGCAACGCGCGTTCCCCGCGCTGGGTCGCGCCCTCGACCTCGACGAGCACCGGTCCACGGTCTCGCCGTATCTGGTCAAGCGGGGCTGACGCCCCCGTACCGTGGAGCGCGATGACACTTGAACCCACCCGGGTCCCGGTGACCCGCACGCTGCGTGACGTCGGACCGATCAACTGGGCGATCTGCGCGCTCGGTGCGCGGGGAATCCGTGCGCCGCAGTTCCATCTGTTCAACGCCATGTCGCGGCACAGCCTGCTGTTCTGGAGTTGGCTGCCCTATTCGGGAGTCCTGCTGTACTGGGGACGGCTGTCGCGGCGCGACGCCGAAGTGGTGATCCTTCGCGTCGGGCACCTGCGCGAGTGCGAGTACGAACTGCAGCAGCATCGGCGCCTGGCCCGCTCCCGCGGCGTGGACGCGGACCTGCAGCAGAAGATCTTCGAGGGTCCCGACGCCGAGGGTTTGTCCGACAAGGACCGGATCCTGGTCCGCGCGACCGACGAGTTCATCCTTCAGCGTGAGGTCTCGGCACCGACGTGGGCTGCGCTCTCAGCTCAGTTGAACCGCCGTCAGTTGATCGAATTCTGCCTGCTGGCAGCACAATACGACGGCCTGGCGGCCACCATGAACACCTTGAAACTGCCGATGGACTTTCCGGACTGACGCGCCGTCAGCCGAAGGTCTTGACGTCCTCGGCCGAGACGACGAAGCCCTGCATCGGCCCACCCGCTGCGCCGACGCATGCGACGCCGCCGTCCTCGGTCGCCATGCAGGTCGCCCCGAACGCGTCGATGCGATGTCCGGTAGGAAGTTCACGAATGTCACCGGGATACGTCGGCGCGCTGAACGGCGGACTGCCGGCCTTCCGCGTTCCCGCCGTCCCGGGAAGCTGCACGAACACTTCGTCGTCACCGCCTGCGATGCCCGGAAGCTTCCCGTCGCAAGCGATCTCGCCGCCACTGAACATCGCCATCTTGCAGGTCAGCCCACCCACCGTGAACACCGGGAAGACGTTCTTGGGGCCGATGCCCACGGTGTAGCTGTCGTCGCTGCCGATGAAATCGTTCGGATCCGGCATTCCGGCGGGAAGACCGGGGGTGCGCGGCCCGATGCCGGTGCCGTCCGGCGAGATCGTCATCCATGCCGTCACCGGTGTTCCCTTGGTGCACACGGTCTTCGACCCCTCGCCCACGGCGCACTCGAAGTCGGCGAAGCTGAGCTTGTGACCGACGGTCAGCACACGCGCGGCCGCGCCCGTCGGCTTCACGAACGCCGGATTCGGCGTCGCACGAAGGCCACGAGTGGGCTGATCGGCGGCCAGCACGATCTCGTTGACCGCCGTCGGCACGCCCGGCAGGGCGCCGTCACAGCCGGCCCGCCCCTGCGCCGGCCGGATGGCACACAGCAGGCCGTCGGGCGTCTGGAAGTACACCTCACCGCCGTTGGCGGCCGTGTCGAGGAACGGTTCCACCGGAACCGCTTTGTACTCCCGCAGATTCGGCGCCTCCGGCGATGCCGCCGCAGGCACCGCCCCAGCCAGCATGACCAGGGCGGACGCCGCGGTGAGCAGAAGTGTCTTCATCAGAAGTTGATCATGTGTCCGACCAGTCCGTGGAAGCACTCCTGCAGTGCCTCCGACAGAGTCGGGTGGGTGTGGACATTGCGGGCCAGTTCGTTGGCGGTCAGATCCCACTTCTGAGCCAGCGTCAGTTCGGGCAGCAGTTCGGAGACGTCGGGGCCGATCAGGTGGCCGCCGAGCAGTTCGCCGTACTTCTTGTCGGCGATCAGCTTCACGAAGCCCGTGGGGTCGGCGAGGCCATGTGCCTTTCCGTTGGCGGTGAACGGGAACTTCGCGACGACGACGTCGTAGCCCTCGTCCTTGGCCTGCGCCTCGGTCAGACCGAAGCTGGCGACCTGGGGCTGGCAGAACGTCGCACGCGGCATCATGCGGTAGTCGCCCAGCGCCAACGTGTCTGCGCCCCCGATGGTCTCGGCCGCGACCACACCCTGCGCCTCGGCGACGTGCGCCAACTGCAACTTGCCCGTGACGTCACCGATCGCGTAGATGTGCGGCACGTTGGTGCGCATGTAGTCGTCGATGCCGATCGCCTTGCGGTCGGTCAACTGCACGCCCGCGTT
The DNA window shown above is from Mycolicibacterium confluentis and carries:
- a CDS encoding acyl-[acyl-carrier-protein] thioesterase, whose translation is MADSSATNSGLSKTLMPVPDPHPDVFDVEWPLRMADVDRDARLRFDGAARHIQDVGQDQLRQLGYEDVHPAWIVRRTMIDLVKPIEGPEILRLRRWCSGTSNRWCEMRVRIDGRKGGLIESEAFWIHFSRETQGPSRISEDFLAGLRRTTEVDRLRWKAYLKAGSREDAEQVRRFPVRVTDIDLYDHMNNSVYWSVVEDYLETAPELLKEPLRVTIEHDSAVALTDDLEILLHTYPAASTDKFGAELADRTVRTLTYAVGGDVKAVAALFPL
- the aceA gene encoding isocitrate lyase, translating into MSTVGTPKSPEQIQHDWDNNPRWKGITRTYTPADVVALQGSVVEEATLARRGAEVLWNQLHDMDFVNALGALTGNMAVQQVRAGLKAIYLSGWQVAGDANLSGHTYPDQSLYPANSVPQVVRRINNALLRADEIAKVEGDRSVENWLAPIVADGEAGFGGALNVYELQKAMIAAGVAGSHWEDQLASEKKCGHLGGKVLIPTQQHIRTLTSARLAADVADVPTVVIARTDAEAATLITSDVDERDRPFITGDRTSEGFYRIKNGLEPCIARAKAYAPYSDLIWMETGTPDLELAKKFAEGVKSEFPDQMLAYNCSPSFNWKQHLDDATIAKFQKELGAMGFKFQFITLAGFHALNYSMFDLAYGYAREQMKAYVELQEREFAAEERGYTATKHQREVGAGYFDRIATTVDPNSSTTALAGSTEEGQFH
- a CDS encoding cyclopropane mycolic acid synthase family methyltransferase, with the protein product MSSVEPDLAPYYEESQSIYDVSDEFFALFLDPTMGYTCAYFERDDMTLEEAQIAKFDLALGKLNLEPGMTLLDVGCGWGGALRRAVEKYDVNVIGITLSKNQSEYSRKLLGGLDTKRSVEIRMQGWEEFTDKVDRIVSIGAFEAFKAERYPLFFERAYDILPDDGRMLLHTILAHTQAFFRENNIKLTISDLKFMKFIGEVIFPGGQLPAVEDIEKLAEGSGFTLERTHLLQPHYARTLDMWAENLENARDKAIEIQSEEVYDRYMHYLTGCADFFRRGITNVGQFTLVK
- a CDS encoding 3-hydroxybutyryl-CoA dehydrogenase — encoded protein: MSNSIERVGVVGAGQMGAGIAEVTARAGVDVRVFETSEALVTAGRNRIVKSLERGVSSGKITEKERDRALQSLSFTTDLKDLADRQLVIEAVIEDETVKAKIFAELDAVITDPDAVLASNTSSIPIMKIAAATKNPQRVLGLHFFNPVPVLPLVELVKTLVTDEGALERTEKFAGEVLGKQVVRCSDRSGFVVNALLVPYLLSAVRMAEAGVATVEDIDKAVVAGLSHPMGPLRLSDLIGLDTLKLIADKMFDEFKEPLYGPPPLLQRMVEAGLLGKKSGQGFYKY
- a CDS encoding carboxymuconolactone decarboxylase family protein, which translates into the protein MTLEPTRVPVTRTLRDVGPINWAICALGARGIRAPQFHLFNAMSRHSLLFWSWLPYSGVLLYWGRLSRRDAEVVILRVGHLRECEYELQQHRRLARSRGVDADLQQKIFEGPDAEGLSDKDRILVRATDEFILQREVSAPTWAALSAQLNRRQLIEFCLLAAQYDGLAATMNTLKLPMDFPD
- the ramB gene encoding acetate metabolism transcriptional regulator RamB translates to MSKTYVGSRVRQLRSERGFSQAALAQMLEISPSYLNQIEHDVRPLTVAVLLRITEVFGVDATFFASQDDTRLVAELREVTLDRDLGIDLDLPEIADVVNAHPDLAKAMVNLHRRYRLTAAQLAVATEDRFNDGSGSGAITMPHEEVRDFFYQRQNYLHELDTAAEDLTGRMRLHRGDMAGDIARRLSQLHGVRIVKRIDLGDTVLHRYDPETKTLEMSAQLSTGQQVFKLASELAYLEFGTLIDNLVEEGKFTSDESRTLARLGLANYFAAAAVLPYRQFHEVAENFRYDVERLSAFYSTSYETICHRLSTLQRPSMRGVPFSFVRVDRAGNMSKRQSATGFHFSSTGGTCPLWNVYETFANPGKILVQIAQMPDGRSYMWVARTVERRAARYGQPGKTFAIGLGCELRHAGRLVYSQGLDLSDRNATPIGAGCRVCERDNCPQRAFPALGRALDLDEHRSTVSPYLVKRG
- a CDS encoding PPK2 family polyphosphate kinase, producing MADLPSLWTHEPHRVLAFKPGDRVSDIDTHATPGFDGSKADAPALQAERNERFAQLQEMLYANGRAGDTRSVLLVLQGMDTAGKGGIVEHVVGAGSPMGIRYTSFGVPTAEERAHHYLWRIRNALPGPGLVGVFDRSHYEDVLVVRVRNLVPPDVWGARYDEINAFERELTEAGTTIVKVAMFVSLEEQKQRLAERLERPDKYWKYNPGDVDERALWPAYQEAYQAVLDKTSTEWAPWHVVPCDRKWYSRLAVTELLIETLKSLDLSWPPADFDVEAEKKRLAAS